In the genome of Neofelis nebulosa isolate mNeoNeb1 chromosome 8, mNeoNeb1.pri, whole genome shotgun sequence, one region contains:
- the VIM gene encoding vimentin, translated as MSTRSVSSSSYRRMFGGPGTGSRPSSSRSYVTTSTRTYSLGSALRPSTSRSLYASSPGGPYATRTSAVRLRSSVPGVRLLQDSVDFSLADAINTEFKNTRTNEKVELQELNDRFANYIDKVRFLEQQNKILLAELEQLKGQGKSRLGDLYEEEMRELRRQVDQLTNDKARVEVERDNLAEDIMRLREKLQEEMLQREEAESTLQSFRQDVDNASLARLDLERKVESLQEEIAFLKKLHDEEIQELQAQIQDQHVQIDVDVSKPDLTAALRDVRQQYESVAAKNLQEAEEWYKSKFADLSEAANRNNDALRQAKQESNEYRRQVQSLTCEVDALKGTNESLERQMREMEENFAVEAANYQDTIGRLQDEIQNMKEEMARHLREYQDLLNVKMALDIEIATYRKLLEGEESRIALPLPNFSSLNLRETNLDSLPLVDTHSKRTLLIKTVETRDGQVINETSQHHDDLE; from the exons ATGTCCACCAGGTCTGTGTCCTCGTCCTCCTACCGCAGGATGTTCGGCGGCCCCGGCACCGGGAGCCGGCCGAGCTCCAGCCGGAGCTACGTGACCACGTCCACCCGCACCTACAGCCTGGGCAGCGCGTTGCGCCCCAGCACCAGCCGCAGCCTGTACGCCTCGTCCCCGGGCGGCCCGTACGCCACGCGCACCTCGGCGGTGCGCCTGCGGAGCAGTGTGCCCGGTGTGCGTCTGCTGCAGGACTCGGTGGACTTCTCGCTGGCCGATGCCATCAACACCGAGTTCAAGAACACCCGCACCAACGAGAAGGTGGAGCTGCAGGAGCTGAACGACCGCTTCGCCAACTACATCGACAAGGTGCGCTTCCTGGAGCAGCAGAACAAGATCCTGCTGGCCGAGCTCGAGCAGCTCAAGGGCCAGGGCAAGTCGCGCCTGGGGGACCTCTACGAGGAGGAGATGCGGGAGCTGCGCCGGCAGGTGGACCAGCTCACCAACGACAAGGCCCGCGTCGAGGTGGAGCGCGACAACCTGGCCGAGGACATCATGCGGCTCCGGGAGAA GTTGCAGGAGGAGATGCTTCAGAGAGAGGAAGCCGAGAGCACCCTGCAGTCTTTCAGACAG GATGTTGACAACGCTTCTTTGGCACGTCTTGACCTTGAGCGCAAAGTAGAATCCTTGCAGGAAGAGATTGCCTTTTTGAAGAAACTACACGATGAG GAAATCCAGGAGCTACAGGCTCAGATCCAGGACCAGCACGTCCAAATCGACGTGGATGTTTCCAAGCCTGACCTCACCGCTGCCCTGCGGGATGTACGCCAGCAATATGAAAGCGTGGCTGCCAAGAACCTTCAGGAGGCCGAAGAATGGTACAAGTCCAAG TTTGCTGACCTCTCTGAGGCTGCTAACAGGAACAATGATGCCCTGCGCCAGGCAAAGCAGGAATCAAATGAGTACCGGAGACAGGTCCAGTCCCTCACCTGCGAAGTGGACGCCCTCAAAGGGACT AACGAGTCTCTGGAACGCCAGATGCGTGAAATGGAAGAGAACTTTGCCGTCGAAGCTGCTAACTACCAAGACACTATTGGCCGCCTGCAGGATGAGATTCAGAACATGAAGGAGGAAATGGCTCGTCACCTTCGCGAATACCAAGACCTGCTGAATGTTAAGATGGCTCTTGACATTGAGATCGCCACCTACAGGAAGCTGCTGGAAGGCGAGGAGAGCAG gATCGCTCTGCCTCTTCCCAACTTTTCTTCCCTGAACCTGAGGG aaaCCAATCTGGATTCACTTCCTCTGGTTGACACTCACTCAAAAAGAACACTTCTGATTAAGACGGTCGAAACCAGAGATGGACAG GTTATCAATGAAACTTCTCAGCATCACGATGACCTTGAGTGA